The Paenibacillus sp. G2S3 region ATCTCACGCTTTACCAACCCATCACGTTCCAGTTGCCGCAAAGTTTGAGTAAGCATTTTTTTAGATATGCCTTCGATTCGTCTTCTGATATCACTGTAACGAATGATTCCATCTTCCATGGCATAGATGACCAAAGCTGTCCATTTATTAGAGATAATATCAAGGACCTTACTGTACCCACAAATCGATAACGAGATATCAGGCTCTACGGCATTCGTCGAAAATGGATGGTTCATATGAAGTCCTCCTATGCACTTTTCGGTTCCCTGGACACTATAAAGTGCCTCCTTACTTAAGTGTAATTAATGAATTATTGTATGTCTATGCAATTCAAAAAGGAGAGATCGCCCATGAAAGTATACGAAATTCAAAGTGAATTTGGCCTCGATCAACTGAAATTAACCGAACGTCCAATTCCTAATCCTGGTTCCGGTGAGGTTCGTATAAAAATGCGGGCAGTTGCCCTTAACGCTAGGGATTTAGGTGTAATTGATGGCTTTTATAACCCGATTTTGAACTCTCCATTAATTCCGGTATCAGACGGTGTTGGTGAAATTGTCGCTTTAGGTGAGCATACGTCCAGATTCAAGATTGGTGACCGGGTAAGTGGCATTTTTACTCAAAGCTGGATCACGGGAGAACCTACACAAGAAAATTGGGTGAGCTCATTGGGAAGTCCGCTTGATGGGCTGCTTGCAGAATATGTTGTGCTTCCCGAGGAGGGATTGGTTCGTGTGCCAGATCTATTAACTGATGAAGAAGCGGCAACACTTCCCTGTGCAGGTGTTACAGCATGGCATGCTATTGTTGAAGAAGGAAAGGTGAAGGCTGGAGAGACTGTAGTAATACAAGGAACTGGTGGAGTTTCTCTATTCGCGCTTCAATTTGCCAAGCTTCACGGCGCACAGGTGATCATCACATCAAGCAGCGATGAGAAGCTTAAGCGGGCCAAAGGATTGGGAGCGGATTTTGGTGTCAATTATTTAAAAACCCCTGAATGGGATAAAGCTGTTCTTGAACTGACGGGGGGACGCGGAGCAGACCATATTGTTGATCTTGGTGGATCATCTACATTGAACAAGTCCATCAGGGCGCTGCGGGTGGGTGGAAGGATCAGTCTAATAGGCGGTCTGTCGGGCTTCCAAGTGGAGGGTTTTGAAATCATCCCTGCCATTCTGAGAAAAGCGCGCCTTCAAGCCATCAACGTCGGAAGCCGTGACATGTTTGAGACGATGAACCATGCGATCGAACAAAATGGGCTTCGCCCGATGGTTGACGCTGTATTTCCATTTGAACATTCTGTTGATGCATTGCAATACTTGGCCAAGGGTTCAACCTTCGGAAAAATTTGCATTAAGTTTTAACATTAGAAACCCCCTGTTTGTTTACAGGGGGTTCTCGACATTATATTCAGCTACTGCTTAATTATTTTGACAGTAGATTATAAATAACTTGTGCCGCTTGCGCTCTTGTAGTGACTTCTTTAGGACTCAGCTTGCTATTCGCTCCGGTCACTATACCTCTTTCCACCAGCGCCTGAAGGGCTTCCTGTGCATAGACAGCAATCTCCCCTGCATCACCAAAATCAGAAAGAGCTACAGCCTTCTTCTCGGATGGCAGTTCACCTAGCGCTACAAGTGAGCGATACAAGAGTGTAAATAGCTCCTGTCTAGTGATCTGAACCTCTGGCTGGAATTGATTATCTCCCGAACCTGTGGCTACCCCAAGGCGCTTAGCAGTCGCGAGATAGTTCGTGTAATACGTATTGCCCGCATCCGCAAAATTATCAGTTGCGGTAGCGTCCGGTGTGATGCCGTAAGCATTCAAGAGCAAGACTATAAATTGGCCTCTAGTTATTGCAGCATTCGGACTGTAATGCTCTGCATCCGTACCGGATGTGATACTGCGTGCCGCAAGATAACCTACTGCACTGCTATACCATGAAGTCTCCGCAACATCCGAAAAGCTCACCTTGTTATATCCAATGATATATTGGGAGAAATGTGTGGTAACAAAATCTACGGTTTTCTTGGCAGCATTATAATTACCACGTACATTCTCCAAGCTTCCAGTGGTATTGATATGGTATACAATAACCGCATCTTTCTGTTCTCCTGTTTGCAGCGTATATGGCACACTGATATGGACACTGCCTCCACCAAAGGTGGAAAGGGTACTCTGGCCTGCTTTTACCGACAAATCATAAACGGGTCTGTCACCGAGAACAGCCTTACCTTCTGCCGTTAATGAAACCTTAGCGATGGTTATGACAATATCCCCTGCATCTGAGGCTGCACTGATACTTGCCAAAGATTTGGCATCGAGTGTAATCGTACCTACATT contains the following coding sequences:
- a CDS encoding helix-turn-helix domain-containing protein, giving the protein MNHPFSTNAVEPDISLSICGYSKVLDIISNKWTALVIYAMEDGIIRYSDIRRRIEGISKKMLTQTLRQLERDGLVKREITPSVPPIVEYSLTPLGVSLREPMRALNQWTSKNYVWVEKARAAYDQVDQADEVD
- a CDS encoding NAD(P)-dependent alcohol dehydrogenase is translated as MKVYEIQSEFGLDQLKLTERPIPNPGSGEVRIKMRAVALNARDLGVIDGFYNPILNSPLIPVSDGVGEIVALGEHTSRFKIGDRVSGIFTQSWITGEPTQENWVSSLGSPLDGLLAEYVVLPEEGLVRVPDLLTDEEAATLPCAGVTAWHAIVEEGKVKAGETVVIQGTGGVSLFALQFAKLHGAQVIITSSSDEKLKRAKGLGADFGVNYLKTPEWDKAVLELTGGRGADHIVDLGGSSTLNKSIRALRVGGRISLIGGLSGFQVEGFEIIPAILRKARLQAINVGSRDMFETMNHAIEQNGLRPMVDAVFPFEHSVDALQYLAKGSTFGKICIKF